A genomic window from Purpureocillium takamizusanense chromosome 2, complete sequence includes:
- a CDS encoding uncharacterized protein (COG:O~MEROPS:MER0004975~SECRETED:SignalP(1-18~SECRETED:cutsite=ARG-CI~SECRETED:prob=0.6529)~EggNog:ENOG503NZZU), with amino-acid sequence MKIQSALSLAAFGLTARGCILPGEEDGTFVYEKYAARRAGLRQRQSFTVLPIGQGDRFDGGSKAPIGLGVNDRNLVSILNVDEVKTGLQGLAGRFNDVKLFTAPYKTFEKRELHGATIGTGNPRVFIQSGIHARERGGPDNVLYFIADLLEARANGTGIAYGPQKYTPEQVKTALSAGIVVVPLVNPDGVAHDQGTSTCWRKNRNTASSDGSPDSVGIDLNRNFAVMWDYKRIFNPKAEIGGAASDDPSSEVFHGKGPLSEPETQNVAWVLEQNKDLSWFLDLHSFGGDILYAWGDDDAQTTDPAQSFTNRTYDGKRGFIGQDPPDSVYREYMEKEDLDAQLALTRRMGEGMNRAGSIRYVPKPSSSLYPTAGGSTDHALGQYYNGTCGASRVHGLTIEFGNQTPADCPFYPDNTRYHESMRQVAVGLMELLLTAAGKDGEKKVRQC; translated from the coding sequence ATGAAGATCCAGAGCGCCCTCTCTCTGGCTGCCTTTGGCCTGACCGCCAGGGGCTGCATCCTTCCGGGAGAAGAGGACGGTACCTTTGTTTACGAAAAGTACGCAGCCCGAAGAGCCGGGCTCCGTCAACGCCAATCCTTCACAGTGCTGCCCATCGGCCAAGGCGACCGCTTCGACGGAGGTAGCAAGGCAcccatcggcctcggcgtcaacGACCGCAACCTCGTCTCCATTCTCAATGTCGACGAAGTCAAGACGGGTCTGCAGGGCCTCGCGGGCAGGTTCAACGATGTGAAACTCTTCACGGCACCCTACAAGACGTTTGAGAAGCGCGAGCTACATGGCGCCACCATTGGCACCGGGAATCCCCGCGTCTTCATCCAGAGTGGCATCCACGCCCGCGAGCGAGGAGGTCCAGACAATGTGCTCTACTTCATCGCGGACCTGCTCGAGGCACGAGCTAACGGGACCGGAATCGCGTACGGCCCCCAAAAGTACACGCCAGAGCAAGTCAAGACGGCGCTCTCGgcgggcatcgtcgtcgtgcctcTCGTCAACCCCGACGGTGTCGCCCACGATCAGGGCACGAGCACTTGCTGGCGCAAGAACCGCAATACGGCCAGCTCCGACGGCAGCCCGGACTCGGTGGGCATCGACCTGAACCGCAACTTTGCCGTCATGTGGGACTACAAGCGCATCTTCAACCCGAAAGCCGAaatcggcggcgcggcgtcggacgACCCGAGCAGCGAAGTGTTTCACGGCAAGGGCCCGCTGTCGGAGCCGGAGACACAGAACGTGGCCTGGGTGCTGGAGCAGAATAAGGACCTCTCGTGGTTCCTGGACCTGCACTCGTTTGGCGGCGACATTCTGTACGCctggggcgacgacgacgcgcagaCGACGGACCCGGCGCAGAGCTTCACCAACCGGACGTACGACGGGAAGCGCGGCTTCATCGGCCAGGACCCCCCCGACAGCGTCTACCGCGAGTAcatggagaaggaggacCTGGACGCCCAGCTGGCCCTGACAAGGCGCATGGGCGAGGGCATGAACCGCGCGGGCTCCATTCGCTACGTCCCCAAGCCCAGCTCGAGCCTGTAcccgacggccggcggcagcaccgacCACGCCCTGGGCCAGTACTACAATGGCACGTGCGGCGCCTCGCGCGTCCACGGCCTGACGATTGAGTTTGGCAACCAGACGCCCGCGGACTGCCCCTTTTACCCGGACAATACGCGCTACCACGAGAGCATGCGtcaggtcgccgtcggcctcatggagctgctgctcacggcggcgggcaaggaTGGCGAGAAGAAGGTGCGCCagtgctga
- the ACP2 gene encoding mitochondrial acyl carrier protein (EggNog:ENOG503P3WN~COG:I), whose translation MFRTAMLRSAVRASAAARPVATAAAQRTAFLAAPRAVLAPCRVQKSFAAVPVRMYGAAAGLNKEQVEGRIMSLLQGFDKVNDANNIKPTAHFANDLGLDSLDTVEVVMAIEEEFSIEIPDKDADTIHSVDKAVEYILSQPDAN comes from the exons atgttcCGCACCGCGATGCTCCGCTCGGCCGtccgcgcctccgccgcagcccgtcccgtcgccaccgccgccgcccaaagAACagccttcctcgccgcgccgcgcgccgtcctcgccccctGCCGCGTCCAGAagagcttcgccgccgttCCCGTGCGCATgtacggcgccgccgccggcctcaacaaggagcaggtcgagggccGCATCATGAGCTTGTTGCAGGGCTTTGATAAG GTCAACGACGCCAACAAC ATCAAGCCCACCGCCCACTTCGCCaacgacctcggcctcgacagcctcgacaccgtcgaggtcgtcatggccatcgaggaggagtTCAGCATCGAGATCCCCGACAAGGATGCCGACACCATCCACTCTG tcgacaaggccgtcgagtACATCCTAAGCCAGCCTGATGCCAACTAA
- a CDS encoding uncharacterized protein (COG:O~EggNog:ENOG503NXTM) — MPEFRHVRSGSLNIPNGSAGHAHGQMMPRSPPNTSHVPCKFFRQGACQAGNACPFSHDIGTSTETVCKYFAKGNCKFGPKCANVHILPDGRRINYGKNGVTIGASPINLAGRPSPSPASPTSASSAAYHQGSTSALTSSLYRAEQSSYPIGFSGDEHQHRLGRQPSLDNGIPAIDMPFSTSTYGSPRDEDPSRLGFGLSPANSKGLSILDAPLPASFDSNGISHAARFPSAPWPSSVPSKFGLESPTPSLSNAKDSRTSETLKLLHTSAFGSSEHLVTPTASSPPNSQPFDSEEYFGKRAMHSSRYARPRMLSSSLPKTSVDRDWEAEFAFGDDGDNAPENYVPENLQDLLTPAEKARRGSMRAEDPVIEGISKYGSPIGSSPSRWGSLFQRQKEDEEASRGGRSVPGGPSAFGHVGSPLRKSTLAQEMGEEARSPNGGLRPSSVRSGSESMSVLSQQLQRSRLDDNISSSSPLLHPTTARISAAGIGAIGKDRAMERHVSSGSISSSVTGRFTTPIDEEDPAFVFSMEEEEESGNARARKRASAGLGMGGGFASYASAAAGRGAAAASKEPKDNVPVNGR; from the exons atgCCCGAGTTCCGTCACGTCCGCAGCGGGAGCCTCAACATCCCCAACGGCTCTGCCGGCCATGCTCACGGCCAGATGATGCCCCGGAGCCCTCCCA ATACGTCCCACGTCCCCTGCAAGTTCTTTCGGCAGGGCGCCTGTCAGGCGGGCAATGCCTGCCCGTTCAGCCACGACATTGGCACCTCGACCGAGACGGTGTGCAAATACTTTGCCAAG GGCAATTGCAAGTTCGGTCCAAAATGCGCAAACGTCCACATCCTCCCCGATGGACGCCGCATCAACTATGGCAAAAATGGTGTCACGATTGGCGCTTCGCCCATAAACCTCGCTGGCCGCCCCTCACCCAGTCCCGCCTCcccgacctcggcctcgagcgctgCCTATCACCAAGGCTCCACCAGCGCCCTCACCTCCTCTCTCTACCGTGCCGAGCAGTCCTCGTACCCCATCGGATTTTCAGGCGATGAGCACCAgcaccgtctcggccgccagcccagcctcgACAACGGCATCCCCGCCATCGACATGCCCTTCTCCACCTCGACCTACGGCTCACCGCGTGACGAAGACCCGTCTCGCCTGGGCTTCGGCCTGTCCCCCGCCAACAGCAAGGGTCTCTCGATACTTGATGCGCCTCTGCCCGCATCGTTTGACTCCAACGGAATATCCCATGCCGCTCGTTTCCCCTCGGCCCCGTGGCCGTCATCCGTGCCGTCCAAGTTTGGCCTCGAATCGCCCACACCATCTCTCAGCAACGCCAAGGACTCCCGCACATCGGAGACGCTGAAGCTTCTCCACACGTCGGCATTTGGTTCATCCGAGCACCTGGTGACGCCGACTGCGAGCAGCCCGCCCAACTCGCAACCCTTTGATAGCGAGGAGTACTTTGGGAAGCGCGCCATGCATTCGTCGAGGTacgcgcggccgcggatgcTGAGCTCGAGTTTACCAAAAACCTCAGTCGACCGCGACTGGGAAGCCGAATTCGCAttcggcgacgatggcgacaacGCTCCAGAAAACTACGTCCCGGAAAACCTGCAGGACCTCCTGACCCCAGCTGAAAAGGCCCGTCGCGGATCGATGCGTGCCGAGGACCCTGTCATAGAGGGCATCTCCAAGTACGGAAGCCCAATTGGATCTAGCCCGTCGCGATGGGGCTCCTTGTTCCAACGTCAgaaggaagacgaggaggcatCGCGCGGTGGCAGGAGCGTACCGGGCGGCCCTTCTGCGTTTGGCCACGTTGGGAGCCCGCTTCGGAAGTCGACACTTGCTCAAGAgatgggcgaggaggctAGGAGCCCTAACGGCGGCCTTCGTCCATCGTCGGTCCGCTCCGGCAGCGAGTCCATGTCCGTCTTATctcagcagctccagcggaGCCGTCTCGATGACAACATCAGCAGCTCTAGTCCCCTTCTCCACCCCACCACGGCCCGtatctcggcggcgggcattgGCGCCATTGGAAAGGATAGAGCAATGGAGCGTCATGTGTCAAGTGGCAGCATTAGCTCCTCAGTGACTGGCCGGTTCACCACGCCCATTGACGAGGAGGATCCAGCCTTCGTCTTCAgcatggaggaggaagaagaatCGGGCAATGCCCGAGCCCGGAAGCGGGCTTCTGCAGGCCTGGGAATGGGCGGTGGGTTCGCAAGCTATgccagcgcggccgccggccgtggggcagccgccgcctccaaagAGCCGAAAGATAATGTACCGGTCAACGGCCGGTGA
- a CDS encoding uncharacterized protein (EggNog:ENOG503PC43~TransMembrane:2 (i209-229o282-300i)~COG:M): MQIYQGVWLCSANDFALEGHLSESINILGACTVDAASATASSSSDNDNFASHENPLIPNIIHQVWRTADVSTYSTVVEASRDKWVAMFEPLNYTVKLWTDDDVAALVKTRYAWLQSTFEGYPHNIQRADIARLLVVHAEGGIYADLDVYPQSSEQISCLQRRGLQAVFAPTGGTAGLSNHFFMAERGSAFLQWALYEAKRRGGASSRRILLPYLRVFWSTGPLMLTAAFRKYAWLYGTLRHDLGLLDERYARVAVHHAAGRSWHGSDGLALNYIADHFRLDALVMGVAFVASLLGLVYVVRRRYVGGTALDCNLSRLFY, encoded by the exons ATGCAGATTTACCAGGGGGTGTGGTTGTG TTCCGCAAATGACTTTGCCCTCGAGGGGCACCTCTCCGAGTCGATAAACATCCTCGGCGCATgcaccgtcgacgccgcctccgccaccgcctcctcctcctccgacaACGACAACTTCGCTTCACATGAGAACCCTTTGATACCCAATATAATACACCAAGTATGGAGGACCGCCGACGTCAGCACATACTCTACCGTCGTGGAAGCATCCCGCGACAAATGGGTGGCCATGTTCGAGCCCCTCAACTACACCGTCAAGCTATGGaccgatgacgacgtcgccgcgctggtcAAGACCAGGTACGCCTGGCTGCAGTCGACCTTTGAGGGCTACCCGCACAACATCCAGCGCGCCGACATCGCGCGactgctcgtcgtccacgcaGAGGGCGGCATCtacgccgacctcgacgtctaCCCGCAGTCGAGCGAGCAGATATCATgcctgcagcggcgcgggctccAGGCCGTCTTCGCCCCGACTGGCGGCACGGCCGGCCTCAGCAACCACTTCTTCATGGCCGAGCGCGGGTCCGCCTTCCTCCAGTGGGCGCTCTACGAGGCCAAGCGACGCGGGGGGGCGTCCTCGCGCCGCATCCTGCTGCCGTACCTCCGCGTCTTCTGGTCCACGGGCCCGCTGATGCTGACGGCAGCCTTTCGCAAGTACGCCTGGCTGTACGGCACGCTGCGCCATGACCTGGGCTTGCTGGACGAGAGGTACGCCCGCGTCGCGGTGCATcacgcggcgggccgctcgTGGCACGGGTcggacggcctcgcgctgAATTACATTGCGGATCATTTCCGCCTGGACGCGCTCGTCATGGGCGTTGCGTTTGTGGCTTCGCTGCTGGGCTTGGTGTATGTGGTCAGGAGGCGTTATGTCGGGGGTACGGCGCTGGACTGTAACCTGTCTAGATTGTTTTATTAG
- a CDS encoding uncharacterized protein (COG:K~EggNog:ENOG503P7X0) — MAAMGLFGPVHSHGLEPSGRPSSAIYARGQQQPLADSPGDGDGHVQHHHHHDLFAHDSHQHAFLGGASAGLQHHGISRLLHPLQDHHITRSNRTTTTTTTRANHHQPFFAQAPDAATLTVDSSSSSTSATPASSVHALSRTQSHHQQQLQQQPQSGLAATSPSSTGSNKRKQSDSPPVDEDAQTVLKRQRNTMAARKYRQKRLDRISDLEHALGEVTGERDELKLQLARREAEVEALREMLARK; from the coding sequence atggccgccatggGGCTCTTCGGCCCGGTGCACAGTCACGGCCTGGAGCCGAGCGGTAGGCCCTCCTCGGCTATATATGCccgtgggcagcagcagccgcttgCAGACTCTCcaggtgatggtgatggacACGTtcaacatcaccatcaccacgaCCTGTTTGCCCACGACAGCCACCAGCACGCCttcctgggcggcgcctcaGCCGGCCTCCAGCACCATGGCATCTCCCGCCTCCTTCATCCCCTGCAGGATCACCACATCACCCGAAGCAACaggaccaccaccaccaccacgacccgCGCGAATCACCACCAGCCATTCTTCGCACAAGCACCTGACGCGGCCACCCTTACGGTCGactcctcctcttcttcaacCTCCGCCACGCCAGCATCCTCCGTCCATGCCTTATCTCGCACACAGTCTcaccatcagcagcagctgcagcagcagccgcaaagcggtctcgccgccacctccccgTCCAGCACCGGCTCCAACAAGCGCAAGCAGTCGGACTCGCCCCCTGTCGATGAAGACGCTCAGACGGTCCTCAAGCGGCAACGCAACACCATGGCGGCCCGCAAGTATCGCCAGAAGCGTCTCGACCGCATCTCGGACCTCGAGCACGCCCTTGGCGAAGTGACGGGTGAGCGGGATGAGCTgaagctgcagctggcgaGACGTGAGGCTGAGGTGGAGGCATTGCGTGAGATGCTGGCTCGGAAGTAG
- a CDS encoding uncharacterized protein (TransMembrane:6 (n20-30c34/35o137-158i165-185o221-240i247-264o270-287i299-319o)~EggNog:ENOG503NZG5~COG:S), whose product MDDTTSTNKHPLRDMDSRPVAAVAGAALLCGALAQRLAARDVELSSEVFAWAALPLLVKIFRQYGLTDGPHSKFAAKPSSPAPPCLSRTATLFALAVTVSACYRSEEHIVVLFPALTPLLLGQIQHSKLLDNTQKSLLSPLALPTSTFFAAVSCFVLLRSNGTGLVSLATCLVVLGLLYASYLALARSQTPGSTTVEVENGEPESCESFDDVDIEEVALPWALRIVPALVVALSIRTFVFQAPNGPWIQMVVVGLFKALSWLLIFKTTRFSPWCIATTIGTFSIAATRSPYIQISGLYAVSHVLLSILSLGQTICLLPWNAKKTRALWALALIPAWPFLANEYDIYISTRLLPGESHPVEELARAARAEFDAMLERQSRNYTAAATEYRRRYGMSPPPGFESWFNYATAHNSPIIDDFDMIHEAVAPFLKLSGKRVRQAMREAVVADSVNLWSCEFKGATGGTTCRNEHRKFDRHIGESLSLALGDVHVRGPIPDAQFLVNHLDEPRVMLPNASESTGHERIEAKHFGHQSAWDVLVGNCPQRQGEHLEGTGQKVLDTYGIPFVTDTQRDKDLCQHHRRRYGRLHGLLASPTSLTVLHGAVPVLSTGALSTMGDVLFPSPAYNESEFLYDESRDVAWDTKHNNLYWAGSTTGGYAVGTDGDLWKSFHRQRFVALAQGLDSRRGGGRHWYLREDRSSSSGADGLPIRRRVASSFLNSRLWDVSFTRIFQCDGRACGAQRSYFRARPWADKDAALRSRLAFDTDGNGISGRFGKLLASRSAPLKQTLLREWHDERLAAWVHYVPVSLGMGELPELVSWLTGSATGRARARAVAVEGREWAARALRAEDRAVYVYRLMLELARVQDPRREAM is encoded by the exons ATGGATGATACTACTTCTACCAACAAGCATCCGCTGCGGGACATGGACTCGCGccccgtcgctgccgtcgcgggaGCAGCGCTCTTGTGTGGCGCTCTCGCGCAACGGCTGGCCGCGCGAGACGTCGAGCTGTCGTCTGAAGTCTTTGCCTGGGCTGCTCTTCCCCTTCTTGTTAAGATCTTTCGCCAATATGGTCTGACCGACGGGCCTCATTCTAAATTTGCCGCGAAACCCTCGAGTCCTGCCCCTCCCTGTCTTTCACGGACCGCCACTCTGTTTGCTTTGGCCGTTACAGTCTCAGCTTGCTATCGATCCGAGGAACACATTGTTGTTCTCTTT CCCGCCCTGACGCCTCTGCTCCTGGGCCAGATTCAGCATTCGAAACTCCTCGACAATACCCAGAAGTCTTTGCTGAGCCCCCTCGCCCTACCGACAAGCACATTCTTTGCAGCGGTTTCTTGCTTCGTTCTTTTGCGCTCCAACGGGACAGGCCTTGTTTCCTTGGCTACGTGCCTCGTTGTTCTAGGCTTACTCTACGCGTCCTATCTCGCGCTCGCAAGGTCACAGACTCCCGGCAGCACGACTGTCGAAGTGGAAAATGGAGAGCCCGAGAGTTGTGAGTCGTTCGATGATGTCGATATCGAAGAGGTGGCGTTGCCATGGGCGCTCCGAATTGTACCAGCCTTGGTTGTTGCGCTGTCGATTCGAACATTCGTCTTTCAGGCGCCGAACGGCCCTTGGATACAAATGGTGGTCGTTGGTCTGTTTAAGGCCTTGAGCTGGCTCCTCATCTTTAAAACG ACCCGGTTCTCGCCGTGGTGCATTGCTACGACCATCGGCACCTTCTCGATTGCGGCGACTCGCAGCCCGTACATCCAGATATCTGGATTATACGCCGTATCCCATGTCCTTCTATCAATACTGTCACTAGGCCAAACCATCTGTCTGCTTCCTTGGAATGCCAAGAAGACTCGAGCGCTGTGGGCGCTCGCATTGATACCGGCCTGGCCCTTCTTGGCCAACGAATACGACATCTACATATCGACGAGGCTTTTGCCAGGCGAAAGTCATCCGGTTGAGGAgcttgcccgcgccgcgagaGCAGAGTTCGACGCGATGCTTGAGCGTCAGTCGAGGAATTATACTGCCGCAGCGACAGAGTATCGGCGCCGTTACGGGATGAGCCCACCGCCCGGCTTCGAGTCGTGGTTCAACTACGCGACCGCGCACAACTCACCGATCATCGACGACTTCGACATGATACACGAGGCTGTTGCGCCATTCCTTAAACTGAGCGGAAAGAGGGTGCGGCAGGCGATGCGGGAAgcagtcgtcgccgacagCGTGAACTTATGGTCGTGCGAGTTCAAAGGGGCTACTGGCGGCACGACGTGTCGCAACGAGCATCGGAAGTTTGACAGGCACATTGGAGAGTCGCTGAGTCTTGCTCTTGGGGACGTCCATGTGCGAGGGCCCATCCCGGATGCCCAATTCCTGGTCAACCACCTTGACGAGCCGCGCGTGATGTTGCCGAATGCTTCCGAGTCTACCGGCCATGAGCGGATCGAGGCGAAACATTTTGGGCATCAGTCCGCGTGGGACGTTCTCGTAGGGAATTGCCCGCAGCGACAGGGGGAGCATTTGGAGGGAACCGGGCAAAAGGTGCTCGACACATACGGCATCCCGTTCGTGACGGACACGCAACGGGACAAGGACCTctgccagcaccaccgccgcagaTATGGCAGGCTGCATGGCCTGCTGGCGAGCCCGACGTCGCTAACGGTCCTACATGGGGCGGTGCCGGTGCTTTCCACGGGGGCGCTGTCGACCATGGGCGACGTGCTCTTCCCGAGTCCGGCGTATAACGAGAGCGAATTCTTATACGACGAGTCTCGAGACGTCGCGTGGGATACGAAACATAACAATCTGTACTGGGCGGGTTCGACGACAGGCGGGTATGCCGTGGGCACCGACGGCGATCTGTGGAAGTCATTCCATCGGCAACGGTTCGTGGCGCTCGCCCAGGGCCTCGATAGcagacggggaggaggcaggcacTGGTACCTCCGCGAGgacaggagcagcagcagcggcgccgacggcctccCGATCCGGCGGCGCGTAGCATCGTCGTTCCTCAACAGCCGGCTGTGGGACGTATCCTTCACGCGCATCTTCCAATGCGACGGACGCGCGTGCGGCGCCCAGCGCAGCTACTTCCGCGCCCGACCATGGGCGGAcaaggacgcggcgctgcggtcgcgcctcgccttcgacacggacggcaacggcatcaGCGGGCGGTTCGGGAAGCTGCTGGCGTCGcggtcggcgccgctgaagCAGACGCTGCTCCGCGAGTGGCacgacgagcgcctcgccgcgtgGGTGCACTACGTTCCCGTGAGCCTGGGCATGGGGGAGCTGCCCGAGCTCGTGAGCTGGCTGACGGGGAgcgcgacggggcgggcgagggcgcgcgcggtggcggtcgaggggagggagtgggcggcgagggcgctgcGGGCCGAGGACAGGGCCGTGTATGTGTATAGGCTGATGCTGGAGCTGGCTCGGGTGCAGGATCCGCGACGGGAGGCCATGTGA
- a CDS encoding uncharacterized protein (EggNog:ENOG503NZG5~SECRETED:SignalP(1-20~SECRETED:cutsite=AEA-CK~SECRETED:prob=0.9711)~COG:G), which translates to MKAHAFISVSLLAMLRAAEACKCFQGTKVMEVQTDYCCLEKGGYPTKDHDCPASQISDKLSAFATCCKEEHYTSDCKCPRGC; encoded by the coding sequence ATGAAGGCGCACGCGTTTATTTCCGTCTCCCTTCTCGCGATGCTCCGCGCTGCCGAGGCGTGCAAGTGCTTCCAGGGCACCAAGGTCATGGAGGTCCAAACAGACTACTGCTGCCTCGAGAAAGGCGGATACCCCACCAAGGACCATGACTGCCCCGCGTCCCAGATATCCGACAAACTGTCGGCCTTTGCGACCTGCTGCAAAGAGGAACACTACACGTCAGACTGCAAGTGCCCCAGGGGCTGCTGA